From Sulfolobales archaeon, one genomic window encodes:
- a CDS encoding alcohol dehydrogenase catalytic domain-containing protein encodes MRALMFDRNGLENLKLVDVEPPKPGPHDVLIRVRAASVNPVDYFTVVGIRNVKPIPHIPGVEFAGVVEAVGDHISDLKPGDRVAIYSRVFDGSCDMCLSGQEMLCRSGGLIGIITNGGYAEYAVVPAKNVFKISDRVDWELAASLSVGALTAYHALRLAGVSPGELVVVVGASGNTGIFAVQLAKMMGAKVVAIARKQWLRDLGADEVVDMGRAREVVEKISGGSMADVIIDPLGSETMSKSIGLLGVNGRIVTFGALTGDELKISVRELYSKQIRIIGSTGGTRREMLDVVRMANEGKLRIKIWRRYSLEQGVEALSNLFSKERDGKIMIIP; translated from the coding sequence TTGAGAGCCCTCATGTTTGATAGAAATGGGCTTGAGAATCTAAAGCTAGTAGATGTTGAACCCCCCAAGCCTGGGCCACACGATGTTCTTATAAGGGTTAGGGCTGCGAGTGTTAATCCCGTGGACTACTTTACCGTTGTTGGTATAAGGAATGTTAAGCCTATCCCCCATATACCTGGTGTGGAGTTTGCTGGTGTAGTAGAGGCTGTGGGAGATCATATATCTGATCTAAAGCCTGGGGATAGGGTTGCAATATATAGCAGGGTATTCGATGGCTCATGTGATATGTGCCTCTCGGGTCAGGAGATGCTATGTAGATCAGGGGGGTTAATAGGGATAATAACAAATGGGGGTTATGCCGAATATGCTGTTGTACCTGCCAAGAATGTGTTTAAGATCAGCGATAGGGTTGATTGGGAGCTCGCTGCAAGTCTATCTGTTGGAGCCTTGACAGCGTATCACGCCCTTAGACTAGCCGGTGTCTCGCCTGGCGAGTTGGTAGTCGTTGTTGGGGCCTCTGGCAACACAGGGATCTTTGCTGTTCAGCTTGCAAAGATGATGGGGGCTAAGGTGGTTGCTATCGCTAGGAAGCAATGGCTGAGAGACCTAGGTGCTGATGAGGTGGTGGATATGGGTAGAGCTAGAGAGGTTGTGGAGAAAATCTCTGGGGGCTCTATGGCGGATGTTATTATAGATCCCCTAGGATCTGAGACGATGTCTAAGAGCATAGGGCTTCTAGGTGTTAACGGGAGGATAGTGACCTTTGGAGCCCTTACAGGGGATGAGCTAAAGATCTCTGTTAGAGAGCTCTACTCAAAGCAGATCAGGATAATAGGCTCGACGGGAGGGACGAGAAGGGAGATGCTGGATGTGGTTAGAATGGCTAACGAGGGGAAGCTTAGAATCAAGATCTGGAGGAGATATAGCTTAGAACAAGGTGTAGAAGCACTATCAAACCTATTCTCAAAAGAAAGAGACGGGAAGATAATGATAATACCATAG
- the alaS gene encoding alanine--tRNA ligase: MVKLGDPSEYRLRYFLDNGFRRAICRSCGTPFWSRGSHEICNDIPCSEYRFFDIPIKMRNLSYEDVLRTFLSFFEKEGHAVIEPAPVVARWREDLYLTIASIVVFQPHVTSGRVPPPANPLVIAQPCIRLEDIDNVGKTFGRHMTNFTMGGHHAFNYRDKYLYWKDETVEYARRFFVDLMGVPDEELTFKESWWEGGGNAGPSVEVTIGGLEVATLVFMQYEVRDDGSLVELPLKIVDTGYGIERIAWLSQKAPTAFHAVYGSDLVSRFHNLLGVPEPPRDLLELASRKAGKIDPEDPSSMNRFFEEVARESGYRVSDVSTMLWGAINVYSIIDHTKTIALMLGDGIVPSNSGEGYLARLVIRRTLRNLRRLGSDVTLEKLVDLQVGRWGAIYPRLSRSRSYILEASRLEEERYRETIKRAPSIVSRYLKGGITLEDLVEIYDSHGIPPEIVEDELRRRNIEVSIPHNFYSVVASRHSRAPIKVAEKIDREIVEWASQFKPTKRLFHEDPYLRSFRSRVIGVRGDLLVLESTCFYPTGGGQRNDTGRISIDGFEARVIDVFKVGDVIIHRLDKPVPSDLAGSEAYGYIDWERRYRIMRHHTATHVLLGALRRIYGEHIWQAGAEKSEEKGRLDVTHHTAISRADIAKIEELVNRVIDERRPVRVRYMERYDAEKSYGYSIYQGGVPQERVLRIVEVEDWDAEACFGTHLLNTGEIGGFKIINVDRIADGVVRFEYVAGTRASEHASLYEGMLEEIADIVGGRVDRDLVKRVRSLASSLERAENILSKYRASWVSSKVSEALEKAEDIDGVRLYIIVDPPEIEGARDVLKILGERGGFVAALTARSQGENLLEISVSRNLSQRIPANMLIKNIAQELGGRGGGSETHASAKVLGDIDSIVRVLRDVIRRMYRG; the protein is encoded by the coding sequence ATGGTGAAGCTGGGGGATCCCTCTGAGTATAGGCTTAGATATTTTCTAGATAATGGCTTTAGAAGAGCTATATGTAGATCATGTGGGACGCCATTTTGGAGCAGGGGTTCCCACGAGATATGTAATGACATACCCTGCTCTGAGTATAGGTTCTTCGATATACCTATTAAGATGAGGAACCTCAGCTATGAGGATGTTCTAAGGACTTTTCTAAGCTTCTTCGAGAAGGAGGGGCATGCTGTTATAGAGCCTGCGCCTGTTGTTGCTAGGTGGAGAGAGGATCTATATCTAACCATAGCATCTATTGTGGTCTTCCAACCCCACGTGACATCCGGTAGAGTCCCGCCCCCAGCTAATCCACTTGTAATCGCCCAGCCATGTATAAGGTTAGAGGATATAGATAACGTTGGTAAGACCTTTGGAAGGCATATGACTAACTTCACGATGGGGGGTCACCATGCCTTCAACTATAGAGATAAATATCTATATTGGAAGGATGAGACTGTCGAGTATGCTAGGAGGTTCTTCGTAGATCTAATGGGGGTGCCGGATGAAGAGCTCACATTTAAGGAGAGCTGGTGGGAGGGTGGCGGAAATGCTGGGCCCAGTGTCGAGGTTACTATAGGGGGCTTGGAAGTGGCTACCCTGGTTTTCATGCAGTACGAGGTCAGAGACGACGGCTCCCTTGTGGAGCTTCCTCTAAAGATAGTGGACACGGGATATGGTATTGAGAGGATCGCCTGGCTATCCCAGAAGGCACCCACAGCTTTTCACGCTGTCTATGGCTCAGATCTTGTTTCAAGGTTCCACAACCTTCTAGGGGTTCCCGAGCCCCCAAGGGATCTTCTGGAGCTCGCATCTAGAAAGGCTGGGAAGATAGATCCAGAGGATCCCAGTTCAATGAATAGGTTCTTCGAGGAGGTTGCAAGGGAATCCGGGTATAGGGTATCTGATGTCTCTACCATGCTTTGGGGGGCTATTAATGTCTACTCTATAATAGATCATACAAAGACCATAGCCCTCATGCTCGGCGATGGGATTGTTCCCTCTAACAGTGGTGAGGGATATCTAGCAAGGCTTGTGATTAGAAGAACACTGAGGAATCTGAGGAGGCTTGGGAGCGATGTTACTCTAGAGAAGCTCGTAGATCTTCAGGTTGGGAGGTGGGGAGCCATATATCCTAGGCTATCTAGATCCAGATCATATATATTAGAGGCCTCTAGGCTTGAGGAGGAGAGGTATAGAGAGACAATTAAAAGGGCTCCATCAATTGTTAGCAGGTATTTAAAAGGGGGTATAACGCTAGAGGATCTTGTTGAGATCTATGATAGCCATGGCATCCCGCCTGAGATTGTTGAGGATGAGCTGAGGAGAAGAAATATAGAGGTTAGCATCCCCCATAACTTCTACTCAGTAGTAGCATCGAGGCATTCGAGAGCACCGATTAAGGTTGCTGAGAAGATAGATAGGGAGATCGTTGAGTGGGCTTCCCAGTTTAAGCCCACGAAGAGGCTATTCCATGAAGATCCCTACCTCAGGAGCTTTAGATCTAGGGTTATAGGGGTTAGAGGAGATCTCTTGGTATTGGAATCAACATGCTTCTACCCAACAGGTGGTGGGCAGAGAAACGATACAGGTAGAATATCTATAGATGGTTTCGAGGCTAGGGTTATAGATGTGTTTAAAGTAGGGGATGTGATTATTCATAGACTTGATAAGCCCGTTCCAAGCGATCTCGCGGGCTCCGAGGCATATGGATATATAGACTGGGAGAGGAGGTATAGGATAATGAGGCATCATACAGCAACACATGTTCTCCTAGGAGCCCTCAGAAGAATCTATGGAGAGCATATCTGGCAAGCTGGAGCCGAGAAGAGTGAGGAGAAGGGTAGGCTTGATGTAACACACCACACGGCAATATCTCGGGCAGATATTGCTAAGATCGAGGAGCTTGTGAACAGGGTTATAGATGAGAGGAGGCCTGTGAGGGTTAGATATATGGAGAGATATGATGCCGAGAAGAGCTATGGATACTCGATATACCAGGGAGGTGTTCCACAGGAGAGGGTTTTAAGGATCGTAGAGGTCGAGGATTGGGATGCTGAGGCATGCTTTGGAACCCATCTACTGAATACGGGTGAGATAGGTGGCTTCAAGATCATCAATGTTGATAGGATAGCAGATGGTGTAGTGAGATTCGAATATGTAGCTGGCACAAGAGCCTCGGAGCATGCCTCACTCTATGAAGGGATGTTAGAGGAGATCGCTGATATCGTTGGTGGGAGAGTCGATAGGGATCTAGTTAAAAGGGTTAGATCTCTAGCCTCTAGCCTCGAGAGGGCTGAAAATATTCTTTCAAAGTATAGGGCTAGCTGGGTCTCAAGCAAAGTCTCCGAGGCTCTTGAGAAGGCTGAGGATATAGATGGGGTGAGGCTATATATCATAGTGGATCCCCCTGAGATTGAAGGTGCTAGGGACGTCCTTAAGATCCTCGGTGAGAGGGGGGGATTTGTAGCAGCTCTAACAGCTAGATCTCAGGGCGAGAATCTACTAGAGATCTCCGTCTCGAGAAACCTCTCACAGAGGATCCCTGCAAATATGCTCATCAAAAACATAGCCCAGGAGCTAGGGGGGAGGGGAGGGGGTAGCGAGACACATGCATCTGCTAAGGTGTTAGGAGATATAGATTCTATTGTAAGGGTTCTAAGGGATGTTATTAGGAGGATGTATAGGGGATAG
- a CDS encoding DUF434 domain-containing protein, with the protein MLLGGCIGDSSRIIEAARDYKYLLNRGYPASSSLDMVVSRYQMSRIERSLLLRCVHRDEYVAKVLRSIVPREAVSGSNLLIDLLNVSTTLIAFLEGGCLYRCDDGIIRDLGGSRYWRGKRERALEAVNLIRDHLIAVKPIKIYLVLDRLAPMSGEILKHAEEIFRSSGFKVEGILADRADREIIELSKTIEGSMGVVATSDSLILEKVDRIYDLAGEIITSIDPSRVDKSIYAELSQSIDYRA; encoded by the coding sequence ATGTTATTAGGAGGATGTATAGGGGATAGCTCTAGAATTATAGAGGCTGCTAGAGACTATAAATATCTCCTCAACAGGGGCTACCCAGCAAGCTCCTCCCTAGATATGGTGGTCTCTAGATATCAGATGTCTAGAATCGAGAGATCTCTGCTTCTCAGATGTGTCCATAGGGATGAGTATGTAGCTAAGGTGCTTAGATCTATTGTGCCGAGGGAAGCAGTATCGGGGTCAAACCTACTCATAGATCTTCTAAACGTCTCTACAACATTAATAGCATTTCTAGAGGGTGGGTGTCTATATAGATGTGATGATGGGATTATAAGGGATCTAGGGGGCTCTAGATATTGGAGGGGGAAGAGGGAAAGGGCTTTAGAAGCAGTTAATCTAATAAGAGATCATCTGATCGCTGTAAAGCCTATTAAAATCTATCTAGTGCTAGATAGACTCGCACCGATGAGCGGTGAGATATTAAAACATGCAGAGGAGATCTTTAGAAGCTCTGGTTTCAAGGTAGAGGGGATACTAGCTGATAGAGCTGATAGGGAGATTATAGAGCTGAGTAAAACTATAGAGGGCTCGATGGGGGTTGTAGCGACAAGTGATTCCCTTATCCTCGAGAAAGTAGATCGGATATATGATCTAGCAGGTGAGATTATAACATCCATAGATCCTAGCAGGGTCGATAAATCTATATATGCAGAGCTCTCACAAAGCATTGATTATAGAGCCTAG
- a CDS encoding HAD-IB family phosphatase — protein sequence MIVLRKLLLLDLDGVLVRIKSSWGYMHSYFGSSQEGIFERYFNLYREGRISYQEWMKADIEHLLRRAGRPIYRRDLEEAFSKVEIYRHSYEIADLAMKNKTQIAIVSGGINILASLVARRLGIRYVYSNILVFDEEEALIPGGIPVVEPLKKGYVVRKISRIMGIDQKDTIYIGDSIWDFSAFREVGTPILYNEQGDEEPLREAREHGLSLDRIAIARDSDELLKILRRVIG from the coding sequence ATGATAGTGTTGAGAAAGCTATTACTTCTAGATCTAGATGGTGTACTGGTGAGGATAAAGAGCTCCTGGGGGTATATGCATAGCTACTTCGGATCCTCCCAAGAGGGTATCTTTGAGAGGTATTTCAACCTATATAGAGAGGGGAGGATAAGCTATCAAGAGTGGATGAAAGCTGATATAGAGCATCTACTTAGAAGAGCTGGTAGGCCTATATATAGAAGGGATCTTGAGGAGGCCTTCTCCAAGGTAGAGATCTATAGGCATTCATATGAAATAGCAGATCTGGCGATGAAGAATAAGACGCAGATCGCCATAGTGAGTGGTGGTATAAATATACTTGCATCGCTAGTTGCAAGACGCCTCGGAATTAGATATGTATATTCAAACATATTGGTATTCGACGAGGAAGAAGCCTTAATACCAGGAGGCATACCAGTGGTTGAGCCTCTTAAGAAGGGCTATGTTGTTAGGAAGATCTCAAGGATCATGGGTATTGATCAGAAGGATACCATCTACATAGGAGACTCAATCTGGGATTTCTCAGCATTTCGAGAGGTAGGCACCCCTATTCTCTATAATGAACAAGGTGATGAAGAGCCCCTCAGAGAAGCTAGAGAGCATGGCCTGTCCCTGGATAGAATAGCTATTGCAAGGGATTCAGATGAGCTACTTAAGATCCTCAGAAGGGTTATTGGATAG
- a CDS encoding DUF711 family protein, producing MIIRSVTLHIDGVDSLSRGARVLASLSKAIAGRGYNVWSRRISLPPVEDNKELLEICRAIADLRRELEGLYIAAFNFRASSEISIQDLIKCMRGINTSFSSMLVKGEDDLEEGFRKLLDFYRSSEIDLHTRFATIYGSWILTPYFPASASIASETVFTVALRYARDFRDSLSRGSLELLGEAIENLDRDLEEVSGDVGVGYKGIDLSLSPWMEESVGAVIEDLSGAEIPMPGTIAAIRRINRIISRDLARRARSTGFGEVMLPVEEDNTLKERARLGRISLKDLIGYAAFCVAGVDMAVIPRSKVLSGRMIYNIMEDLLQIYQYKQRPIGMRIIIADGSPGMAINLGRFGVASIIDI from the coding sequence ATGATCATAAGGAGCGTAACCCTCCATATAGATGGTGTGGATAGCCTATCGAGAGGGGCTAGGGTTCTCGCCAGCCTATCTAAGGCAATAGCTGGGAGGGGGTATAATGTGTGGAGTAGAAGGATCTCCTTACCACCGGTTGAGGATAATAAGGAGCTTCTAGAGATCTGCAGAGCTATAGCAGATCTTAGGAGAGAGCTTGAGGGGCTATATATAGCTGCTTTCAACTTCAGAGCATCTTCAGAGATCTCTATACAAGATCTCATTAAATGTATGAGGGGTATTAACACATCGTTCTCATCTATGCTGGTGAAGGGGGAGGATGATCTTGAGGAGGGTTTTAGAAAGCTCTTAGATTTCTATAGATCCTCCGAGATAGATCTGCATACGAGATTTGCCACAATATATGGCTCGTGGATCCTAACACCATATTTCCCAGCATCAGCTAGCATAGCAAGTGAGACCGTCTTCACGGTAGCCCTGAGATATGCTAGGGATTTCAGGGACTCTCTATCAAGGGGATCTCTGGAATTGTTGGGAGAAGCGATAGAGAACCTAGATAGAGATCTCGAGGAAGTCTCAGGCGATGTTGGGGTAGGGTATAAGGGTATAGATCTCTCCCTCTCCCCGTGGATGGAGGAGAGTGTTGGTGCTGTGATAGAGGATCTATCTGGTGCTGAGATCCCGATGCCCGGCACTATAGCGGCTATTAGAAGGATTAATAGGATTATATCTAGGGATCTAGCTAGAAGGGCTAGATCAACGGGGTTTGGAGAGGTAATGCTCCCAGTTGAGGAGGACAATACTCTGAAGGAGAGGGCTAGACTGGGCAGGATATCCCTGAAGGATCTCATAGGATATGCTGCATTCTGTGTTGCAGGGGTTGATATGGCTGTGATCCCTAGGTCGAAGGTTCTATCTGGTAGAATGATATATAATATAATGGAGGATCTATTGCAGATATATCAATATAAGCAGAGACCAATAGGTATGAGGATCATTATTGCCGATGGCTCCCCAGGGATGGCTATAAATCTTGGAAGATTCGGTGTTGCAAGCATTATAGATATATAG
- a CDS encoding SDR family oxidoreductase — protein sequence MDSQRRDFDGRLCLVTGGSGGIGEALVEILVKRGCATLFTYATNQERARRIVERLRGVGYVEAFKVDVSSYEEVRSLAGYIEEKLGRLDHLAILHGLSRGDLWKASWDSLELDDYIEVFKVDFGGFFNVVKAFKDLMMRSRSPSIVAVSSTPALVGDTQGIPYLVAKAAVLALARSLSYILAPHIRVNIVALGSIETRWLEWLGGEEISEIIRSIPLRRIGKPEEAAKAIAFLLSDEASYITGQTLIVDGGEIIR from the coding sequence ATGGATAGCCAGAGAAGGGATTTCGATGGCAGGTTATGCCTTGTAACAGGTGGGAGTGGTGGGATAGGCGAGGCCCTCGTAGAGATCCTTGTTAAAAGGGGGTGTGCAACCCTCTTCACATATGCAACCAACCAAGAGAGGGCTAGGAGGATTGTGGAGAGGCTTAGGGGCGTAGGCTATGTAGAGGCGTTCAAGGTAGATGTATCTAGCTATGAAGAGGTTCGCAGCCTGGCTGGATATATTGAGGAGAAGCTGGGTCGTCTAGATCATCTAGCGATTCTCCACGGGCTCTCAAGAGGAGATCTTTGGAAGGCCTCCTGGGATTCGCTGGAGCTTGATGACTATATAGAGGTCTTCAAAGTAGATTTCGGAGGATTCTTCAATGTGGTGAAGGCTTTCAAGGATCTCATGATGAGATCGAGATCACCCTCCATAGTAGCAGTCTCATCAACACCAGCCCTAGTAGGCGATACACAAGGGATACCCTATCTAGTTGCTAAAGCAGCGGTCCTGGCCTTAGCAAGATCTCTCTCATATATATTAGCACCCCATATAAGGGTTAACATCGTAGCCCTGGGATCTATAGAGACGAGGTGGCTAGAATGGCTAGGTGGCGAGGAGATATCAGAAATCATAAGATCAATACCCCTTAGAAGGATTGGAAAGCCTGAGGAGGCTGCGAAGGCAATAGCGTTTCTACTAAGTGATGAAGCATCATATATAACAGGTCAAACCCTCATAGTAGATGGCGGCGAAATAATTAGATAG